Proteins from a genomic interval of Antedon mediterranea chromosome 5, ecAntMedi1.1, whole genome shotgun sequence:
- the LOC140049126 gene encoding organic cation/carnitine transporter 2-like, with protein sequence MGIGRLTVAMVGKFGVTAAFGIIFFYTAELYPTNIRSVAVGICSTSGRIGAILSPYILHLSRYWAPLAMLTFSVLAISSGVLVLLLPETANRKLPDTMDEVTELKISVTKLSSAELGEKEAMTQTTLIS encoded by the exons ATGGGAATAGGACGACTGACAGTAGCGATGGTAGGAAAGTTTGGAGTAACCGCTGCATTCggtattatatttttctatactgCAGAGCTGTATCCAACTAACATACG GTCAGTTGCTGTTGGTATTTGTTCAACATCTGGTCGGATTGGAGCCATCCTATCACCATATATCCTCCACCTGTCAAGGTATTGGGCACCACTTGCAATGTTAACATTCAGTGTATTAGCTATTTCATCTGGAGTACTTGTTTTACTTTTACCCGAAACTGCCAATAGAAAGTTACCAGATACAATGGATGAAGTCACAGAACTTAAAAT atcTGTGACAAAATTATCGTCAGCAGAATTAGGAGAAAAAGAAGCTATGACACAAACAACATTGATATCATGA